One window from the genome of Anaerococcus sp. Marseille-Q7828 encodes:
- the msrA gene encoding peptide-methionine (S)-S-oxide reductase MsrA — translation MIKEIYLAGGCFWGVEAYFKQVDGVVDTEVGYANGRSEETNYQKVALTDHAETVHIKYDDETISLEKLLEYLYYIIDPFSVNRQGNDIGRQYRTGVYSKDIKDLEKTREFIKSKQEKADKEIRVEVEELKNFIIAEDYHQDYLDKNPRGYCHINLNDKPNFS, via the coding sequence ATGATAAAAGAAATATATCTAGCAGGAGGATGTTTTTGGGGAGTAGAAGCCTATTTTAAACAAGTAGATGGTGTAGTTGATACAGAAGTAGGCTATGCAAATGGCAGAAGCGAAGAAACCAACTACCAAAAAGTTGCCCTAACCGACCATGCAGAAACAGTTCATATCAAATATGATGATGAGACTATAAGCTTAGAAAAACTTTTGGAATATCTCTACTATATAATAGATCCATTTTCAGTAAACAGACAAGGAAATGATATAGGTCGACAATATAGAACAGGGGTTTATTCAAAAGATATAAAGGACTTAGAAAAGACTAGAGAGTTTATAAAAAGTAAACAAGAGAAGGCTGACAAAGAAATAAGAGTTGAAGTAGAAGAACTCAAAAATTTTATAATAGCAGAAGACTATCACCAAGATTATTTAGACAAAAACCCAAGAGGCTATTGTCATATAAACCTTAATGATAAGCCAAATTTCAGCTAA
- a CDS encoding albumin-binding GA domain-containing protein, which yields MKKSNVLAIALSAGLVLGGASTAFAAEWEDPNLSDWEKVAAELEAEAASQPTEEENYADGLRGEWEDPNKDPYGKAWEDASLEQDERLAKEKKEKALEEAKEAAIKELNEAGITSDFLLNQIRRAKTIEGVEALKTETLESHKKSQVDPGKKVTIDEWNLANAKEEAIEALKAAGITSDLYFNQINRAKTVEGVNALRDQIIEAHKKSQVDPGKKVTIDEYLTEVGMETEELARKQAEDELKSKGLEKFYDIEVRQGYSDGEYGRWFYRFVPKVDDVVEVPTPLTPLVPADEIFPAPEKTPDEDHIDLPSIPEFPTDEDKPVVTDNDDEQKAKDLTDKLNKITKDIQDTLIENEKNIDDKKPSDDENPDDKKPEDDKKPENDKKPEEDKKPENKKPAGNKSGNPKTGVGAMTSVVSTLAISMAGIVATRKKK from the coding sequence ATGAAAAAATCAAATGTATTAGCAATAGCACTATCTGCAGGTCTAGTACTTGGCGGAGCATCTACTGCTTTTGCTGCAGAATGGGAAGACCCAAATCTTTCAGATTGGGAAAAAGTAGCTGCAGAACTTGAAGCAGAAGCTGCAAGTCAACCAACAGAAGAAGAAAACTATGCTGACGGTCTAAGAGGTGAGTGGGAAGATCCAAATAAAGATCCGTACGGAAAAGCATGGGAAGATGCATCCTTAGAACAAGATGAAAGACTAGCTAAAGAGAAAAAAGAAAAAGCTCTTGAAGAAGCTAAAGAAGCAGCAATAAAAGAACTTAACGAAGCTGGGATTACATCTGACTTCTTACTAAATCAAATCAGAAGAGCAAAGACTATTGAAGGTGTAGAAGCGCTAAAAACAGAAACTTTAGAGTCTCACAAAAAATCGCAAGTTGATCCTGGTAAAAAAGTAACTATTGATGAATGGAATCTTGCAAACGCAAAAGAAGAAGCTATAGAAGCACTTAAAGCAGCAGGCATCACATCAGATCTATACTTTAACCAAATCAACAGAGCTAAAACTGTTGAAGGTGTAAATGCCCTTAGAGACCAAATTATAGAAGCTCACAAAAAATCACAAGTTGATCCTGGAAAAAAAGTTACAATCGATGAGTATCTAACAGAAGTTGGAATGGAAACAGAAGAATTAGCTAGAAAACAAGCTGAAGATGAGCTAAAATCAAAAGGCCTTGAAAAATTCTACGATATTGAAGTAAGACAAGGTTATTCTGATGGTGAATATGGAAGATGGTTCTACAGATTCGTACCAAAAGTAGATGATGTTGTAGAAGTACCTACACCACTTACTCCACTAGTACCTGCTGATGAAATATTCCCAGCACCAGAGAAAACTCCAGACGAAGACCACATAGATTTACCATCTATCCCTGAATTCCCAACAGATGAAGACAAACCAGTTGTTACTGATAATGATGATGAACAAAAAGCAAAAGATTTAACTGACAAATTAAATAAAATAACAAAAGATATTCAAGATACATTAATAGAAAACGAAAAGAATATCGATGATAAAAAACCATCTGATGATGAAAATCCAGATGACAAAAAACCAGAAGATGACAAAAAGCCAGAAAATGATAAGAAACCTGAAGAAGATAAAAAACCTGAAAACAAAAAACCAGCAGGTAATAAATCTGGCAACCCAAAAACTGGCGTAGGTGCAATGACATCTGTAGTATCAACACTAGCAATCTCAATGGCTGGTATTGTAGCAACAAGAAAGAAAAAATAA
- a CDS encoding threonine/serine exporter family protein, producing MTSENITSMHDAVILSEMAAEAGAIMLANGAEIYRVEDTVERILRSQESIRDVDVFSSFNVIIISFSYKGEIHSNMRRVKTRSNNLHYVDKVNTFSRDFSKGMYSLEEALLEIKNIKKSEGTKVSLKVLGATVAAGAYSILLGAGMAEIISSFIVGFLGYELSLILEKNKLNYFVVHFFYGIFVSLLSIIINSFLPISIDVVIISSMMAFVPGIMITNAVRDLMSGDATSGMTGSVMAILISTALALGVAVPIGLLGLVK from the coding sequence ATGACATCAGAAAATATAACTTCAATGCATGATGCTGTGATCCTTTCGGAGATGGCTGCAGAAGCAGGCGCTATCATGCTTGCCAATGGAGCAGAGATTTATAGAGTTGAAGATACAGTTGAACGCATATTAAGATCACAAGAATCTATAAGAGATGTGGATGTTTTTTCTTCTTTTAATGTAATAATTATTTCCTTTTCATATAAGGGAGAAATTCATTCCAATATGAGAAGAGTTAAAACAAGGTCGAATAATTTGCATTATGTAGACAAAGTCAATACCTTTTCAAGGGATTTTTCTAAGGGAATGTACTCTTTGGAAGAGGCTTTGCTAGAAATAAAAAATATAAAAAAATCAGAAGGAACCAAAGTCTCGCTAAAGGTCCTAGGAGCAACTGTAGCAGCAGGGGCATATTCAATCCTACTTGGAGCAGGAATGGCAGAGATTATATCGTCATTTATTGTTGGATTCTTAGGATATGAATTGTCCTTAATCCTAGAAAAAAATAAGCTAAATTACTTTGTTGTACATTTTTTCTATGGGATATTTGTTTCGCTACTTAGTATAATCATAAACTCATTTTTACCTATAAGTATAGATGTTGTTATAATAAGTTCTATGATGGCCTTTGTACCTGGAATTATGATTACAAATGCGGTTAGAGACCTTATGAGTGGAGATGCTACAAGTGGAATGACTGGCTCTGTTATGGCAATATTAATATCAACAGCCCTTGCCCTAGGAGTAGCCGTTCCAATAGGACTATTAGGATTGGTGAAATAA
- the gltA gene encoding NADPH-dependent glutamate synthase, with amino-acid sequence MADYKINMAKEKVKMPEQDPNVRNSNFEEVTLGYTLEMAQEEATRCLQCKNAPCMSGCPVSVHIPEFINHLVSGDLENAYDAIAKTNNLPAICGRVCPQEVHCEGVCTRGIKSEPVAIGRLERFVADWHMSNSYNKPVEVTSQNTKVAVIGSGPSGLSAAADLAKMGYQVVIFEAFHTAGGVLMYGIPEFRLAKALVQKELKNVIGLGVRLQTNTIVGRTISLDELFDQGFEAIYISTGAGLPSFLGIPGENLNGVYSANEFLTRMNLMKAYKFPEFDTPVKVGKKVCVVGGGNVAMDAARSAKRLGADVTVVYRRSFEEMPARIEESHHAMEEGVKFLNLHNPVEILGEDGWVKAVKLEKMELGEPDKSGRRRPIPTGEYEKVDFDSVIISIGQSPNPLIKQTNSDIETESWGGIIISEDTTMTTKDGVFAGGDAVSGAATVILAMGAGKKAAENIDKYIKTKKSKE; translated from the coding sequence ATGGCTGATTACAAAATTAATATGGCAAAAGAAAAAGTAAAGATGCCAGAACAAGACCCAAATGTTAGAAATAGTAATTTTGAAGAAGTAACCCTAGGATACACTTTGGAAATGGCCCAAGAAGAAGCAACTAGATGTTTGCAATGCAAAAACGCCCCATGTATGTCTGGCTGTCCTGTATCTGTTCATATTCCAGAATTTATCAACCACCTTGTAAGCGGAGATTTAGAAAATGCCTATGATGCTATCGCAAAAACCAACAACCTACCAGCCATTTGTGGTAGAGTCTGCCCACAAGAAGTTCATTGTGAGGGTGTATGTACTAGAGGAATAAAAAGCGAACCAGTTGCTATAGGTCGACTTGAAAGATTTGTCGCTGATTGGCATATGAGTAATTCCTACAACAAACCAGTTGAAGTAACCAGCCAAAATACAAAAGTAGCCGTAATAGGTTCTGGCCCATCTGGTCTATCTGCTGCTGCAGATCTTGCAAAAATGGGCTATCAAGTTGTAATATTTGAAGCCTTCCACACAGCAGGTGGAGTTTTGATGTATGGTATACCGGAATTTAGGTTGGCAAAGGCACTTGTACAAAAGGAACTAAAAAACGTAATAGGACTAGGAGTAAGACTTCAAACCAATACTATAGTAGGTCGTACTATTTCCCTAGATGAACTCTTTGACCAAGGTTTTGAGGCTATATATATTTCAACGGGTGCTGGCCTTCCATCATTTTTGGGCATCCCTGGAGAAAACCTAAATGGCGTATATTCTGCAAATGAGTTTTTGACCAGAATGAATCTTATGAAAGCCTATAAGTTCCCAGAATTTGATACACCAGTTAAAGTCGGCAAAAAAGTTTGTGTTGTTGGTGGCGGCAACGTAGCAATGGATGCAGCTAGATCTGCAAAAAGACTTGGTGCTGATGTAACAGTTGTCTACAGAAGAAGCTTTGAAGAAATGCCTGCAAGGATTGAAGAAAGCCACCATGCTATGGAAGAAGGAGTGAAATTCCTCAATCTCCACAATCCAGTAGAAATTCTTGGCGAAGATGGTTGGGTCAAAGCTGTAAAGCTTGAAAAGATGGAACTTGGTGAGCCAGATAAGTCTGGTCGTCGCCGTCCTATTCCAACAGGTGAATACGAAAAAGTTGATTTTGACTCTGTAATAATTTCCATAGGCCAAAGTCCAAACCCACTTATCAAACAAACAAATTCTGATATAGAAACAGAATCTTGGGGTGGAATAATCATAAGTGAAGATACTACTATGACTACCAAAGACGGAGTGTTTGCAGGCGGTGATGCCGTAAGTGGAGCTGCAACTGTAATCCTTGCCATGGGTGCTGGCAAAAAAGCGGCTGAAAATATCGACAAATATATCAAGACTAAAAAATCTAAAGAATAA
- a CDS encoding threonine/serine exporter family protein: protein MRYIIEFIVSILSSIGFGLVFSMPKRALLVSGINGGIGWIIYKLVLNTTSSIYVASFLSALVIASISEIQARKFKFPASIFIIPGVINLCPGEAIYNTMRFFINNQSQNAIASFYKSIAIAGALAFGVLLASSLSTSMKKFRIRGTKRTDYLKET from the coding sequence ATGAGATATATAATTGAATTTATAGTTAGTATATTATCATCAATAGGTTTTGGCCTAGTGTTTTCAATGCCAAAAAGAGCACTTTTAGTTTCTGGAATAAATGGTGGTATAGGATGGATAATCTATAAGCTTGTATTAAACACAACATCAAGTATCTATGTAGCAAGCTTTCTATCAGCCCTAGTCATAGCCAGTATATCTGAAATCCAAGCAAGGAAATTCAAATTTCCAGCATCAATATTTATAATCCCTGGAGTAATTAATCTATGTCCAGGGGAAGCAATATATAATACCATGAGATTTTTTATAAATAATCAAAGCCAAAATGCTATAGCAAGTTTTTACAAATCTATAGCAATAGCGGGAGCTTTAGCCTTTGGAGTACTATTAGCAAGTTCACTATCAACATCAATGAAAAAATTTAGGATAAGAGGAACAAAAAGAACAGATTATTTAAAGGAGACATGA
- a CDS encoding metallophosphoesterase produces the protein MKNNKKIILALVIATATTTIFPTAHAAEEIKEPEAAIIETNEEATSETNHEAIDYSADNVFNFQDDEVTFPKNEANVREADGTNKFNRATETERDSFGEDQNVDNIDPEVAKKLEETNGEYGKKDGKYANHNLESITTPIKNIVVNNGKNENEIAITWFATGDVTESKLVFDGKEYEPVRARKTGDKNGYSTYTAIVNITPGKTYTYYVQTGSYKSETYTLQTKALGKNNEFSIAYFGDPQIGSGDSVWDKKGLNKNTQAKVDQDKVDFGKSIEKARKLDPHFYLSMGDNVEIANLEGEYDYFLDNDLYKERVFSSVVGNHETYVNDKDGHSQRNTVFADHFYLPNESKLGSISKVNEDGTAYYIPGDYYYSYGDTLFINLNSNVIDSKEHEAFIKDAIEKATKERGKNFSWKVVSFHHAPYSTATHTSDKDILQRRHELVKIFNENGIDLVLNGHDHIYTRTGQMIAGEQAMSFEEAYGTDSKDENAGIKEGYSETYNNRIYKNGKVIVDGIKLDYDKKEVTNPRGTLFLTMSTSAGSKFYNPIGEDQWFVVRSLDDRSQLFSRLSFAQNKFNLTTMDPEGKIVDTYTINKTDDFIENPTMNDKKVDKTKLENYITEAKSFKVVEDEENVKLYQDALDRANEVLNSEYTSQEEIDSAIEVLETRLSDIKFTEKGEEGPKAPKAPKENKNLKKTSKKVESEKSSKKSSNPKTGVASLASVYATLALASAGVFASKKNK, from the coding sequence ATGAAAAACAACAAAAAGATAATATTAGCCCTAGTTATAGCAACAGCTACAACAACCATCTTCCCTACTGCCCATGCAGCAGAAGAAATTAAAGAACCAGAAGCAGCAATCATCGAAACTAATGAAGAAGCAACAAGCGAAACTAACCATGAAGCAATTGATTACTCAGCTGATAATGTTTTTAACTTCCAAGATGACGAAGTTACATTCCCAAAAAATGAAGCAAATGTAAGAGAAGCTGATGGTACAAACAAATTTAACAGAGCTACTGAAACTGAAAGAGATAGTTTTGGCGAAGATCAAAACGTAGATAACATTGACCCAGAAGTAGCTAAAAAATTAGAAGAAACAAACGGTGAATATGGTAAAAAAGATGGTAAATACGCTAACCACAATCTTGAATCCATCACAACACCAATCAAAAACATCGTAGTAAACAACGGTAAAAATGAAAACGAAATTGCTATCACTTGGTTTGCAACAGGCGATGTGACAGAATCAAAACTTGTATTTGATGGAAAAGAATATGAACCTGTAAGAGCAAGAAAAACTGGTGACAAAAACGGATATAGCACCTACACAGCTATAGTAAATATCACTCCTGGCAAGACCTATACATACTATGTACAAACAGGATCTTACAAGTCAGAAACTTATACACTACAAACAAAGGCCCTTGGCAAAAACAATGAATTCTCCATAGCATATTTTGGCGACCCACAAATCGGATCTGGTGACAGCGTTTGGGATAAAAAAGGCCTAAACAAGAACACTCAAGCAAAAGTTGACCAAGACAAGGTAGACTTTGGCAAATCTATAGAAAAAGCTCGTAAACTTGATCCACATTTCTACCTATCTATGGGTGATAATGTTGAGATTGCAAACTTAGAAGGTGAATATGACTATTTCTTGGATAATGACTTGTACAAAGAAAGGGTATTTTCATCAGTAGTAGGTAACCACGAAACATATGTCAATGATAAGGATGGCCATAGCCAAAGAAATACAGTTTTTGCTGACCACTTCTATCTACCAAACGAATCAAAATTAGGATCAATATCAAAGGTTAACGAAGATGGAACTGCTTACTATATTCCTGGAGATTACTACTACTCATATGGTGATACATTATTTATCAACCTTAACTCAAATGTCATTGATTCCAAAGAACACGAAGCATTCATCAAAGATGCAATCGAAAAAGCAACAAAAGAACGTGGTAAAAACTTCTCATGGAAAGTAGTATCATTCCACCACGCACCATACTCAACAGCTACTCACACATCTGACAAAGATATACTTCAAAGAAGACACGAGCTCGTAAAAATATTTAACGAAAACGGTATAGACTTAGTCCTAAACGGCCATGACCACATCTACACCAGAACTGGTCAAATGATAGCTGGTGAACAAGCTATGAGCTTTGAAGAAGCATATGGTACAGATTCAAAAGATGAAAATGCCGGCATAAAAGAAGGCTATTCAGAAACCTACAACAACAGAATCTATAAAAATGGCAAAGTAATAGTAGATGGCATTAAACTTGATTATGACAAAAAAGAAGTCACAAATCCACGCGGAACACTTTTCCTAACTATGTCTACCTCAGCAGGTTCAAAATTCTACAATCCAATCGGAGAAGATCAATGGTTTGTAGTAAGAAGCTTGGACGACCGTAGCCAACTCTTCTCTAGACTAAGCTTTGCTCAAAACAAATTCAACCTAACAACAATGGATCCAGAAGGCAAGATTGTCGACACCTACACTATCAACAAAACAGATGATTTCATAGAAAATCCTACAATGAATGATAAAAAAGTCGACAAAACAAAGCTTGAAAACTACATTACTGAAGCTAAATCATTCAAAGTAGTTGAAGATGAAGAAAATGTAAAACTATACCAAGATGCCCTTGATAGAGCTAATGAAGTTCTAAATAGCGAGTATACTAGTCAAGAAGAAATTGACTCTGCTATAGAAGTCCTAGAAACAAGACTATCTGACATCAAATTTACTGAAAAAGGCGAAGAAGGTCCAAAGGCTCCTAAAGCTCCAAAAGAAAACAAAAATCTTAAAAAGACAAGCAAAAAAGTAGAAAGTGAAAAGAGTTCTAAAAAATCTTCAAACCCAAAAACAGGAGTAGCAAGTCTAGCAAGTGTATACGCAACCCTAGCCCTTGCAAGTGCAGGAGTTTTTGCATCAAAGAAAAATAAATAA
- a CDS encoding DnaJ domain-containing protein, whose protein sequence is MKVLGKIIHGLATGLGTIFNVLINIMNVIVVTFEGIRQLLFGIFIIGCSTIFIFPIIPLMLPKNVTYFIFAVIFIPILGPKFISLLRYLNYTLTEWMYDRADSMITGKKVGYESISDYSNKYKYEQEQARRRAQEEAARRQQEEMNRRFEEFARNFGGYSRTYYQNTNQNYNQGYGGFNGVNDIGFKEKYERACNTLGLAYDTDIYQVKLNYRKLAKKYHPDINKNPDATEKFTKVNDAYEFLTEDNIKKYKQNYM, encoded by the coding sequence ATGAAAGTACTAGGAAAAATTATACATGGCTTAGCTACAGGACTTGGAACTATTTTTAATGTTTTGATCAACATTATGAATGTAATCGTTGTTACTTTTGAAGGCATTAGGCAATTGCTATTTGGGATTTTTATTATTGGGTGTTCCACTATATTTATATTTCCAATAATTCCCCTTATGCTTCCCAAAAACGTCACTTACTTTATATTTGCCGTAATATTTATACCTATTCTTGGACCAAAGTTTATATCTCTACTAAGATATTTGAACTACACACTTACAGAGTGGATGTATGATAGGGCGGATTCAATGATTACTGGTAAAAAAGTTGGTTATGAAAGTATATCTGACTATTCCAACAAGTATAAGTATGAGCAAGAACAAGCAAGAAGACGTGCCCAAGAAGAAGCAGCTCGCCGTCAACAGGAAGAGATGAACCGTAGATTTGAAGAATTTGCCAGAAATTTTGGCGGTTATTCTAGAACGTATTACCAAAACACAAATCAAAACTACAATCAAGGTTATGGTGGCTTTAATGGAGTAAATGATATTGGATTTAAGGAAAAGTATGAGAGAGCTTGCAATACCCTGGGACTTGCTTATGACACTGATATCTACCAAGTTAAGTTAAATTATAGGAAATTAGCTAAAAAATATCACCCAGATATCAATAAAAACCCAGATGCAACGGAGAAGTTTACCAAGGTTAACGATGCTTACGAATTTTTAACAGAAGATAATATTAAAAAATACAAGCAAAATTATATGTAA
- a CDS encoding sulfide/dihydroorotate dehydrogenase-like FAD/NAD-binding protein — MARIIEKTNLNENTIKFVVNAPNIAKRALPGQFIMLRLDEKGERVPFTISSTDGENVTIIVQVVGGTTMRMDRLKAGDGFLDFVGPLGVPTELDSLKGKNVCVVGGGLGTAIAYPQAKYLHDIGAHVDVIIGFRNKDLILLEDELKESSENLYIATDDGSYGHSGFVTEILKDNIDSGKNYDHILAIGPVIMMKNVVEVARPYNIPVTVSMNSTMVDGTGMCGCCRLTVDGQMKFACVDGPDFDGYKVDFAEAMNRSRNYIKEERDHVCNLTGEVRNG, encoded by the coding sequence ATGGCTAGAATAATTGAAAAAACAAACTTAAATGAAAATACAATTAAATTTGTAGTTAATGCTCCGAACATTGCCAAAAGGGCTTTGCCAGGACAATTTATAATGCTTAGACTTGATGAAAAAGGAGAAAGAGTTCCTTTTACCATTTCTTCTACAGATGGTGAAAATGTCACAATCATAGTTCAAGTAGTTGGTGGAACGACTATGAGAATGGATAGGCTTAAGGCTGGAGATGGTTTCCTTGACTTCGTAGGTCCACTAGGAGTCCCAACAGAACTTGATAGTCTAAAAGGCAAAAATGTATGTGTAGTCGGTGGTGGGCTTGGTACTGCTATTGCCTATCCACAAGCCAAATATCTCCACGATATCGGTGCTCATGTTGACGTAATAATTGGCTTTAGAAACAAAGATTTAATTTTGCTTGAAGATGAGCTAAAAGAATCTAGTGAAAACTTGTACATAGCAACTGATGATGGATCATATGGACATTCTGGTTTTGTAACAGAGATCTTAAAGGATAATATTGACTCTGGCAAAAATTACGACCATATTCTTGCCATAGGGCCAGTAATAATGATGAAAAATGTTGTAGAAGTGGCCAGACCTTATAATATACCAGTTACAGTTAGTATGAACTCAACTATGGTTGATGGCACTGGTATGTGTGGTTGCTGCAGGTTAACAGTTGATGGCCAGATGAAATTTGCCTGTGTTGATGGACCAGATTTTGATGGTTACAAGGTAGATTTCGCTGAGGCTATGAATAGATCAAGAAACTACATAAAAGAAGAAAGAGACCATGTTTGCAACTTAACAGGAGAGGTAAGAAATGGCTGA
- a CDS encoding ABC transporter ATP-binding protein, with protein sequence MKEKSYSNKYLIKRFLPYYRPYKKILAADLFASALTTVSGLVLPLLLSYLTDWAQVGLLDTHRVVKVGIIFVITKIVEVAARYFMQSLGHIMGAKIERDMRKDVFNHLLTMDTEFFNEARIGSLMSRLTTDLFDITEFSHHVPEEILVGLIKLILSFIILLTINWKLALIIYVIIPIMFVVSGNKRRDFRKATLNVKRQIGEINSGVEDTLLGISVVKSFANEEIEKDKFKTNNDKFVDIKKDRYFDMAGFFMINEAFAGFMYAILIFVGGMFVVNDYISPGDLVAFTMYLNMLIATIERLINFTDVYQAGSTGIERFVEVMDLKNNIYDHDSAEELEDVRGEIEFKNVYFKYPETTENEPYVLEDINFSVDVGENIALVGPSGAGKTTISKLIPRFYDIESGSITLDGKDIRDLTLESLRDNIGIVQQDVYLFGGTVKENIRYGKDDATDEEIERAAELAGATEFIKDLPYGYDTHIGERGVKLSDGQKQRISIARVFLKNPPILILDEATSALDNKSEAIVQKSLELLSKGRTTITIAHRLSTIKNADEILVLTYDGIVERGTHKDLLDKKGIYYNLYNSNNEELFG encoded by the coding sequence ATGAAGGAAAAATCATATTCTAATAAATATTTGATAAAAAGATTCTTACCTTATTATAGACCTTACAAAAAAATATTAGCAGCAGATCTTTTTGCATCTGCTTTAACAACAGTCTCAGGACTGGTTTTACCACTTTTACTATCTTATTTAACAGATTGGGCCCAAGTTGGTCTGCTTGATACACATAGGGTGGTTAAAGTTGGAATTATTTTTGTAATAACTAAAATAGTTGAGGTTGCTGCAAGATATTTTATGCAGTCCTTGGGTCATATAATGGGAGCTAAGATTGAACGTGACATGAGAAAGGATGTATTTAACCATCTATTGACTATGGATACAGAGTTTTTCAATGAAGCACGCATTGGTTCACTTATGAGTAGGCTTACCACAGACTTATTTGACATAACAGAGTTTTCCCACCACGTACCAGAAGAAATTTTGGTAGGTCTAATCAAATTAATCCTATCTTTTATAATCTTACTAACTATTAATTGGAAACTTGCCCTTATAATCTATGTAATTATTCCAATTATGTTTGTAGTTTCTGGTAATAAACGTAGGGACTTTAGGAAAGCTACATTAAATGTAAAAAGACAAATAGGAGAGATAAACTCAGGAGTAGAGGATACTTTGCTTGGAATATCAGTTGTCAAATCTTTTGCCAATGAAGAAATAGAAAAGGATAAGTTTAAGACTAATAACGATAAATTTGTAGACATCAAAAAAGATAGATATTTTGACATGGCAGGTTTCTTCATGATCAATGAAGCCTTTGCTGGCTTTATGTACGCCATATTGATATTTGTCGGTGGAATGTTTGTAGTAAATGATTATATAAGCCCAGGAGATCTCGTTGCCTTTACCATGTATCTAAATATGTTAATAGCAACTATAGAAAGGCTTATAAACTTTACAGATGTTTATCAAGCTGGTTCTACAGGCATAGAAAGATTTGTAGAAGTCATGGATTTGAAAAACAATATATATGACCACGATAGTGCAGAAGAATTAGAAGATGTGCGTGGGGAGATAGAATTTAAAAATGTTTATTTCAAATATCCAGAGACAACAGAAAATGAACCATATGTACTTGAAGACATCAATTTTTCTGTAGATGTAGGAGAAAATATTGCCCTAGTCGGCCCATCTGGTGCAGGAAAAACTACTATTTCTAAACTAATTCCTAGATTTTATGATATAGAATCAGGATCCATTACCCTTGATGGTAAGGACATCAGAGATTTAACCTTAGAATCTTTGAGAGATAATATAGGTATTGTCCAACAAGATGTTTATCTTTTTGGTGGCACTGTCAAAGAAAATATCCGATATGGTAAGGATGATGCCACAGATGAGGAAATTGAAAGAGCGGCAGAACTTGCCGGAGCTACCGAATTTATCAAGGACTTACCTTATGGTTACGACACTCACATAGGTGAACGAGGAGTTAAGCTTTCTGATGGTCAAAAGCAAAGAATTTCCATAGCTAGAGTATTTCTTAAGAATCCACCAATACTTATACTCGACGAGGCAACAAGTGCCCTTGACAATAAGAGCGAGGCTATAGTTCAAAAATCACTAGAACTTCTATCTAAGGGCAGAACTACCATAACTATTGCCCATAGACTTTCTACTATTAAAAATGCTGATGAAATTTTAGTTTTAACTTACGATGGAATTGTCGAACGAGGCACTCACAAAGACCTACTTGATAAAAAAGGCATCTATTATAATCTATATAATAGTAACAACGAAGAATTATTTGGCTAA